From the genome of Ictalurus punctatus breed USDA103 chromosome 28, Coco_2.0, whole genome shotgun sequence, one region includes:
- the nup88 gene encoding nucleoporin 88 encodes MAMLVGDRWRDELPNHEIFCKLQESRNLEPQGTSRRIVKNLTFCLNGDLFVWDNLESVFYTTNLRQLNSELPSHTEKYQTLMCINPPLFEVCQVLLSPTQYHVALVGQRGATVLELPQRWGKKSEFEGGRLEINCKTIPVAERFFTSLTSVTLRQAAWYPSETEEPHLVLLTSDNTIRFYSLKEPQTPARVLPVSQSEEETSIHPRGRSYAASLGEIAVAFDFGPLVSAPRHLAGTRLKEHLLVYPLYILYGNGETFLSYTSLTYTNLGKLLGPLPMYPAAEDNYGYDACAVLCLPCVPNILVIATEAGILYHCVVLEAEGEEDGGAVERWSRGSETVPSLYVFECIELELTLKLAAGEEDEPADSDFTCPIRLHGDPLCQHRYHCTHEAGVHSVGLTWFNKLHKFLQSDEEDKDSLQELTAEQRCIVEHILCTKPLASSLPAPVRGFWIVSDLSLGATLICITSTYECLLLPLLSSIRPPSPPLLCSRVGAEDTSVSSPLRGLAHDSFEQHIRNILARSSTNPLMLRSGDKDSSPPTPECLQLLNRATQVFREEYILKLDLAREEMQKRVKLLTSQKNKQLEDLTMCREDRKSLREAAERLADKYEDAKYRQEAIMNRMKNVLGSLRSQLPVLSDSEKDMKKELQTINDQLRHLDNRITQVNMKKDYQKKQMDKGSSSARATITLNAHQRKCVQGVLKEQSEHIADMMKQIKDIKNHFSF; translated from the exons ATGGCGATGTTGGTTGGGGACCGCTGGAGGGATGAGCTCCCTAATCACGAAATATTCTGTAAACTGCAAGAGAGCCGGAATCTGGAGCCACAGGGGACGAGCAGGAGGATCGTTAAAAACCTTACGTTTTGCCTGAACGGAGATTTGTTTGTGTGGGACAATTTGGAAAGCGTGTTTTATACAACAAACCTCCGGCAGCTCAACTCCGAGCTTCCTTCACACACGGAGAAATACCAG ACTTTGATGTGCATCAACCCACCGCTGTTCGAAGTGTGTCAGGTGCTTCTCAGTCCCACTCAGTATCATGTGGCTCTCGTTGGTCAGCGTGGGGCGACAGTGCTGGAGTTACCCCAACGATGGGGCAAGAAGTCCGAATTCGAAGGTGGACGCCTCGAGATCAATTGCAA gACTATTCCTGTGGCTGAGCGCTTCTTCACCAGCTTGACCTCTGTGACCTTGCGCCAAGCTGCTTGGTACCCCAGTGAGACGGAGGAGCCCCACCTAGTGCTGCTCACCTCAGACAACACCATCAG GTTCTACAGTCTTAAAGAGCCTCAGACCCCAGCCCGAGTGCTTCCCGTGTCTCAGTCTGAGGAGGAGACCAGCATCCACCCAAGAGG GCGCTCGTACGCAGCCTCTCTGGGCGAGATTGCGGTGGCGTTCGACTTTGGGCCGTTAGTCAGCGCCCCTCGTCACCTCGCCGGTACGCGCCTGAAGGAACACCTGCTGGTTTACCCGTTATACATCCTCTATGGGAATGGGGAAACGTTTCTGAGTTACACGTCTCTCACCTACAC taatcTCGGGAAGCTCCTGGGTCCTCTACCCATGTACCCTGCTGCAGAAGATAATTACGGATACGACGCCTGCGCCGTGCTCTGTCTGCCCTGCGTGCCCAACATCCTGGTGATCGCAACTGAAGCAGGAATCCTCTATCACTGCGTCGTGTTGGAGGCGGAGGGGGAAGAAGACGGTGGA gctgTAGAGAGGTGGTCGCGAGGTTCCGAGACGGTGCCATCGCTCTACGTATTTGAGTGCATAGAGCTGGAGCTCACTCTCAAACTGGCCGCCGGGGAAGAAGACGAGCCAGCGGATTCGGACTTCACCTGCCCGATCCGATTACATGGAG accCTCTTTGTCAGCACAGGTACCACTGTACACACGAGGCGGGCGTTCACAGTGTAGGACTCACGTGGTTCAACAAACTCCACAAGTTCCTGCAGTCGG ATGAGGAGGATAAGGACAGCCTGCAGGAGCTGACAGCTGAGCAGCGCTGCATAGTCGAGCACATCCTCTGCACCAAACCCCTCGCAAGCAG TTTGCCAGCTCCAGTTCGTGGTTTCTGGATCGTGTCTGATCTGTCTCTGGGTGCCACCTTGATCTGCATCACCAGCACTTATGAGTGTCTCCTGCTTCCTTTGCT TAGTTCTATACGTCCTCCGTCTCCTCCTCTGCTGTGCTCGCGGGTGGGAGCGGAGGACACGTCTGTAAGCTCCCCGCTGCGTGGACTGGCTCACGACTCGTTCGAGCAGCACATCCGGAACATACTGGCACGCAGCTCCACCAATCCGCTCATGCTCAG gtccGGGGATAAGGACTCCTCCCCTCCCACTCCAGAGTGTCTGCAGCTACTGAACAGAGCCACGCAGGTCTTTCGGGAGGAGTACATCCTCAAGCTGGACCTGGCCCGTGAGGAAATGCAGAAAAG AGTCAAACTGCTGACCAGCCAGAAGAACAAGCAGCTGGAGGACCTCACAATGTGCCGGGAGGACAG AAAGAGCCTGAGGGAGGCAGCAGAGCGCCTGGCCGACAAGTACGAGGACGCTAAATATCGGCAGGAAGCCATTATGAACAG GATGAAGAATGTGCTGGGCAGCCTGCGCAGTCAGCTTCCTGTGCTGTCCGACAGCGAGAAGGACATGAAGAAAGAGCTGCAGACCATCAACGACCAGCTGCGTCACCTCGACAACAGAATCACACAG GTGAACATGAAGAAGGACTACCAGAAGAAGCAGATGGATAAAGGCTCGTCTTCGGCCCGAGCCACTATAACCTTAAACGCCCACCAGAGGAAGTGTGTTCAGGGCGTCTTAAAGGAACA GAGTGAACACATCGCTGACATGATGAAGCAGATCAAAGACATCAAGAACCATTTCAGCTTCTGA